TGAGCACGGTCAAGATCGAGGGCGTGTCGGGCAACGAGGGCCGCGAGGGCAGCGGTTTCGTCTACTCCGCACACCATGTGATGACCAACGCCCATGTGGTGGCGGGCATCGACCAGCCGAGCGTGCGGGTGGGAGGGGTCGGGCGGTCGTACGAGGCCCGGGTGGTGCTCTTCGACCCCGACCGGGACGTGGCGGTGCTGTATGTGCCGGGCCTGCACGCCCCGGTGCTGCGCTTCGACACGACCGCGGTGCGCGGCGACTCCGCGGTGGTCGCGGGCTATCCGCAGGACGGCGGCCTGAATCTGCAGGCGGCGACGGTGGCGAGCCGGGTCCAGGCCACCGGGCAGAACATCTACAACGACGCCACGGTCACCCGGGACATCTACTCGATCCGCTCCACGGTCCGGCCTGGCAACTCCGGCGGCCCCCTGCTGACCACACACGGCAAGGTGTTCGGGGTGGTCTTCGCCCGCTCCACCTCGGACGCCGAGACGGGGTATGTGCTGACGGCGGACGAGGTGGCGGGCGACGCGCAGCGCGCGGCCACGGCGACGGTGCCGGTGGACACGGGCCAGCTGGTCAGCTCCTAGGACAGGTCCTGGCCGTCACAGTTTCCGGCCCATGAGTACGTCGTCGACGTAGGCGCCGTCGAGGAGGAACTCCTCCGGCTGCACGCCCTCGACGGCGAACCCCTCGGACGCGTACAGCGCGCGGGCCGGGGCGTTGTGCCCGAGCACGCGCAGGGTCAGCCGCCGCGCGCCGCGGCTGCGCGCCTCCTCGGCGGCGGCCCGGATCAGCGCGCGCCCGAGGCCCTGTCCGCGTGCCTCGTCGGCGACGGCGAGGCCCTGGATCTGGAGCACGTGTGCGTTCGAGGCGAGCGGGGTGGCGCGGGCGATGCGGATGTAGCCGACGACGCGGCCGTCGGCCTCGGCGACCAGGTAGTCCTGCGGGACGTGCCGTTCGTCGAAGAACGGCCCCTCCGGTGGTGGTGAGACGGCGTGCAGGGTGGACCAGGTGGCGCGGTCGAGGACGGCGAGTGCCTCCTCGTCCCCGGCGACGGCGACGCGTATGGATGGCTCCGGCATGGCGATCACCTTACGACGGGTGTCCGGAGCACCTCCCGAGTTTTGGCGCGGGCATGCTGGAGCCATGGAACGTCTCCGTATCGCGGTGGCCGGCTCGTCCGGGCTCATCGGCAGCGCTCTGGTCAGGTCCCTGACGGCGGACGGGCACGAGGTGATCCGGCTGGTGCGCCGGGCGCCCGCCGGCCCGGGCGAGGTCGGCTGGGACCCGGCGGGGCGCTCCATCGAAACGACCGCGGCCGGGCTGGCCGGCTGTACCGCGGTGGTCAATCTGGCCGGGGCCGGGATCGGCGACCGGCGCTGGACGCCGTCGTACAAGCGGCTGCTGCGGGACAGCCGGGTGCTGGGCACGGCCACGCTGGCGGAGGCGGTGGCCGCGCTGCCGAAGCCGCCGCGGGTCTTCGTCAGCGGAAGCGCGATCGGTATCTACGGCGACACCGGCGACCGGGCGGTGGACGAGCAGGCGCCGCCGGGCGACGGCTTCCTGCCCTCGCTGTGCGTGGAGTGGGAGGAGGCGGCGGCGCCCGCGCAGGAGGCGGGCGTGCGCACCGTGTTCGCACGTACGGGGCTGGTGGTGGCCCGGGGCGGCGGGGCATGGGGACGGCTGTTCCCGCTGTTCCGCGCGGGGCTCGGCGGGCGGCTGGGCGACGGGCGGCAGTACTGGTCGTACATCGCGCTGCACGACGAGGTCGCCGCGCTCCGGTTTCTCATCGACGGCGACACGCTGTCCGGGCCGTTCAACCTGACGGCTCCCGAGCCGCTGACGAACCGTGAGATCACGGCGGCGATGGGGCGCGTGCTGCACCGTCCGGTCCCGTTCGCGGTACCGGCGCCGGTGCTGCGGGCGGTGCTGGGCGAGATGGCCGGGGATGTGCTGGGCAGCCAACGGGTGGTGCCGAAGCGGCTGTTGGAGTCGGGGTTCCGGTTCGCGTTCCCGGGGATCGAGGAGTCGATCCGGGCGGCCTGACGTACGCCAGGGATGTCCTGCGGCCTCCTGCGACCTCTTGTGACCGCATGCGACCTCCATGCGACCGTGCACTGTCCATGCGCGACTGTTTGTGACCGTTCACAGACC
The genomic region above belongs to Streptomyces sp. CG1 and contains:
- a CDS encoding N-acetyltransferase family protein, with the translated sequence MPEPSIRVAVAGDEEALAVLDRATWSTLHAVSPPPEGPFFDERHVPQDYLVAEADGRVVGYIRIARATPLASNAHVLQIQGLAVADEARGQGLGRALIRAAAEEARSRGARRLTLRVLGHNAPARALYASEGFAVEGVQPEEFLLDGAYVDDVLMGRKL
- a CDS encoding TIGR01777 family oxidoreductase; amino-acid sequence: MERLRIAVAGSSGLIGSALVRSLTADGHEVIRLVRRAPAGPGEVGWDPAGRSIETTAAGLAGCTAVVNLAGAGIGDRRWTPSYKRLLRDSRVLGTATLAEAVAALPKPPRVFVSGSAIGIYGDTGDRAVDEQAPPGDGFLPSLCVEWEEAAAPAQEAGVRTVFARTGLVVARGGGAWGRLFPLFRAGLGGRLGDGRQYWSYIALHDEVAALRFLIDGDTLSGPFNLTAPEPLTNREITAAMGRVLHRPVPFAVPAPVLRAVLGEMAGDVLGSQRVVPKRLLESGFRFAFPGIEESIRAA